Within Deltaproteobacteria bacterium, the genomic segment CCCGTGGCCGGGAGGTTCAGCGCCGGGTCGCGCTTGCCCCAGTACTTGACCAGGGCGACGTTCACGTTGGCGCGAGCGGTCGAGTCGGCGCCGACCATCTGAATGGTGGGCTCTTGTAACGCGTTAAGTCCGTCCACGCACGTCCACGGCCTGACCGATCACTCTAAACCGATCGGTCAGGCGCCTTCCCAAAAAAATCCCGTGGGCCAGGACGAGTTTCTCCCGCCAACGGGCGAGTTCAAAATTGTCGAATCACCGCGCGTATAGAGGCTCGGTCAGGTGCTGTCAACGTCCCCCGCCCCGAGCGCGTGAAAGAGGCTCGACTCGCGCTGGTAGAACCCCTGCGTGTGCAGCGAATCACGCAGGCGGAGGTAGGTGTAGTCGAGGTGGTGGCAGATCTCGTGCAGCAGGGTGCGAAGAAACGTCCGGTAGGCAACCACCTGACCGCGCTTGGCGGTGATCATCCACACGCGGATGACGTCCCGGGCGCGGCCGTTGGCGGGCGTGTAGAGCCCGTGCAGCTCGCCTCGCCGCGTCGGTGGACGCCGCAGCTCCACGCGCACTCGAACCGCCGGCACACGGAGCGCGGTGCAGATGCCGTCACCGATGCGCTGCGCGACCGCCTGAACGTCCTCGGGCCGTCCCGTTGCGAGCGCCGCCGGCAACGCCGCGACGGCCTCCCGCAGCGCCGAACCCGACGCCAGGGGCACCGACGTCACCCGGTCGCTCGCCGCGGCGACGCGCTGCAGCGCGGGCGGCAACCGTCGATACCAGGTGGGACGGACGGGCGGACGAAACTCGACGGCCATCGTCGCCGGGCACTGTACCGGAGTCGCGCCGTCGGTCCAAATCTGTGCTACCCGCGGGCCGTGATCCCCATCGACCTGCTGCTCGATCTCGTGCGCGGGCTCACTGCGTCGACCCCGCCCCCGCGGGGGCTCCCGTACCTGGGTCTCGAGCATGCGAGCGGCACCGGGTTTCATCTGCTCGACGCACTCAGCGCCCGCGGCATCTTTCGCAAGTACGAGCTCGTGCTCGACGTGGGCGCCGGTCTCGGGGGACGCGCGCGCTGGCTCGCCACCCGCTTCGGCTGCGAGGTGGTGGGCGCGACGCTCACCGTCGAGGAGGCGGCCGGCGGGACGCAGCTCGGACGCCGGAGCGGTCTTCGCGCCCAGGTGCGGCTCCTGCCCGCCGCGCCGCAGGCGCTCCCGTTCCGCGCCGCGCGCTTCACCCA encodes:
- a CDS encoding methyltransferase domain-containing protein — translated: MTARIEARSGAVNVPRPERVKEARLALVEPLRVQRITQAEVGVVEVVADLVQQGAKKRPVGNHLTALGGDHPHADDVPGAAVGGRVEPVQLASPRRWTPQLHAHSNRRHTERGADAVTDALRDRLNVLGPSRCERRRQRRDGLPQRRTRRQGHRRHPVARRGDALQRGRQPSIPGGTDGRTKLDGHRRRALYRSRAVGPNLCYPRAVIPIDLLLDLVRGLTASTPPPRGLPYLGLEHASGTGFHLLDALSARGIFRKYELVLDVGAGLGGRARWLATRFGCEVVGATLTVEEAAGGTQLGRRSGLRAQVRLLPAAPQALPFRAARFTHVWLVESLSRLPDAQAALAEAYRVVRPGGWLAVQDLFRTGRARAEVPGWRFADPEVYVEAIAAAGFVDIQVRDRSAEAAERAPRAIAARELLHARLRSDPRLAALAAERETLGRALAAGVLRVVQLVARRPA